One Rhipicephalus microplus isolate Deutch F79 chromosome 4, USDA_Rmic, whole genome shotgun sequence genomic window carries:
- the LOC142814676 gene encoding uncharacterized protein LOC142814676 has translation MVSQHSRCAASWLPTAYMQASRESRCWHSTRGCSYDGRRRHEDRRHGDRRQSLARPTSVPSPFNNKEPSDTQSHPEPQQDYVAPTTSEASEPESPTSESEIGGNCLHGKLQCQTHSTTGSRGTQRAIQGPSSDVATPTSEALQHQADECGEDQGDGFQMTRGNKRWCSCHVSVGAARKQHVGAARKQHINSFSTIAPTPPGHQSSFAGPIANDNLHSVAYKAATWICAALWLWLCHISTH, from the exons atggtttctcaacactcccgctgcgccgcttcctggctgccgACGGCTTatatgcaagcttcgagggagtcgcgctgctggcacagcacacgagggtgcagctacgatggacgtcggcggcatgaagatcggcggcatggagatcggcgacAATCGCTTGCACGGCCAACTTCAGTGCCAAGCCCCttcaacaacaaggagccgagcgacacacagagccatccagagCCCCAGCAGGACTATGTCGCccctaccaccagcgaggccagcgagccagagagtcccaccagtgagtcagagatcggcggcaactgcttgcacggcaaactccagtgccaaacccactcaacaacagggagccgagggacacaaagagccatccagggtcccagcagtgacgtggccactcccaccagcgaggccttacaacaccaggcggacgaatgtggcgaagaccaaggcgacggcttccaaatgacacggggaaacaaaag GTGGTGCTCGTGCCACGTATCTGTGGGAGCTGCCAGGAAGCAACATGTGGGAGCTGCCAGGAAGCAACATATCAACAGTTTTTCCACTATCGCACCCACACCCCCTGGTCATCAATCTAGCTTCGCTGGCCCCATCGCCAACGACAATCTTCACAGTGTCGCCTATAAAGCAGCCACATGGATCTGCGCCGCCCTGTGGCTGTGGCTGTGCCACATTAGCACCCACTAA